From a single Deltaproteobacteria bacterium genomic region:
- a CDS encoding YebC/PmpR family DNA-binding transcriptional regulator, which translates to MSGHSKWSSIKHKKAAKDAKRGKLFTKLIKELTVAARLGGGDINANPRLRTAVLTARSQSMPNDNIDRAIKKGTGELEGVHYEEVTYEGYGAGGVAVMVQGLTDNRNRTVAELRRIFEKHGGNLGAAGCVAWMFHKKGIVLVDRSQADEEKLLDLALAAGADDMNDLGDQFEIITEPAAFAAVKEALDRAKIETASAEVTMQPENTTAVSGRAAEHIMALIEELEDHDDVQSVSANFDIAQEELERLSAA; encoded by the coding sequence ATGTCCGGCCACTCCAAGTGGAGTTCGATCAAGCACAAGAAGGCCGCCAAGGACGCCAAGCGGGGAAAACTGTTCACCAAGCTGATCAAAGAACTCACCGTGGCGGCGCGCCTGGGCGGCGGCGATATCAACGCCAACCCGCGCTTGCGCACGGCGGTGCTGACCGCACGCTCCCAGAGCATGCCGAATGACAATATCGATCGCGCCATCAAGAAGGGCACCGGCGAGCTCGAGGGCGTGCATTACGAAGAAGTCACCTACGAGGGTTACGGCGCCGGCGGGGTCGCGGTGATGGTGCAAGGGCTGACCGACAACCGCAACCGCACGGTGGCCGAGTTGCGCCGGATCTTCGAGAAACACGGCGGCAACCTCGGCGCGGCCGGCTGCGTGGCGTGGATGTTCCACAAGAAGGGCATCGTCTTGGTCGATCGCAGCCAGGCCGACGAAGAAAAGCTGCTCGATCTGGCGCTCGCGGCCGGCGCCGACGACATGAACGACTTGGGGGACCAGTTCGAGATCATCACGGAACCGGCGGCCTTCGCCGCGGTCAAAGAGGCCCTCGATCGGGCCAAGATCGAGACCGCGAGTGCCGAGGTGACGATGCAGCCGGAAAACACCACGGCGGTGTCGGGCCGGGCCGCCGAGCACATCATGGCGCTGATCGAGGAGTTGGAGGACCACGACGACGTGCAGTCGGTGTCGGCCAATTT
- the grxC gene encoding glutaredoxin 3 — MPDIKVYTTRYCAYCLRAKRLLDQKGLRFEEIDVGGSAERRAEVVRRSGRRTVPQIFIDGKPVGGFDEIKALDDRGELDALLGLA; from the coding sequence ATGCCCGACATCAAGGTGTACACCACTCGCTACTGCGCTTACTGCCTGCGTGCCAAGCGCCTGCTCGACCAAAAGGGCTTGCGCTTCGAGGAAATCGACGTCGGCGGCAGCGCCGAGCGCCGCGCCGAAGTTGTCCGCCGCTCCGGGCGGCGCACGGTGCCGCAGATCTTCATCGACGGCAAGCCCGTGGGCGGCTTCGACGAGATCAAAGCCCTCGACGATCGCGGCGAGCTGGACGCCTTGCTCGGCTTGGCCTGA
- the mazG gene encoding nucleoside triphosphate pyrophosphohydrolase encodes MAVGEAFAELVQIMERLRAPGGCPWDREQSHASIKPYLIEEAYEVIEAIEANDDTELCLELGDLLLQVVFHAEMAQERGAFAIGDVIRAICEKLIRRHPHVFGDLEVKDSDEVLRNWSRIKAAERQHREDRSALAGVPRAMPALIRAQRLGEKAARVGFDWQRAADVLDKLAEELNELRAAMQLGDPAAAESELGDVLYAATNLARHLNCNAEDALTKASDRFTRRFRYIEERLSAAGKDIHDTAIEEQEALWQEAKTRV; translated from the coding sequence ATGGCAGTCGGCGAAGCTTTTGCCGAGTTGGTGCAAATCATGGAACGGCTGCGGGCCCCGGGCGGCTGCCCCTGGGATCGCGAGCAGAGCCACGCCTCGATCAAGCCGTATCTGATTGAAGAGGCCTACGAGGTTATCGAAGCCATCGAGGCCAACGACGACACCGAGTTGTGCCTCGAGCTGGGGGACCTGTTGTTGCAGGTCGTGTTTCACGCCGAGATGGCGCAAGAGCGTGGCGCCTTTGCCATCGGCGACGTCATCCGCGCCATTTGCGAGAAACTGATTCGCCGCCACCCGCACGTGTTCGGCGATCTCGAAGTGAAGGACTCCGACGAGGTGCTGCGCAACTGGTCGCGCATCAAGGCCGCCGAGCGCCAACATCGCGAGGACCGCTCGGCGCTCGCCGGCGTGCCGCGCGCCATGCCGGCGCTCATACGCGCGCAAAGGCTGGGCGAGAAGGCGGCGCGCGTCGGCTTCGATTGGCAGCGTGCCGCGGATGTGCTCGACAAGCTGGCGGAAGAGCTGAACGAGCTGCGCGCCGCGATGCAGCTTGGTGATCCGGCCGCCGCGGAAAGCGAGCTCGGGGACGTGCTCTACGCCGCCACTAACCTCGCCCGTCATCTCAACTGCAACGCCGAGGATGCCCTCACCAAAGCCAGCGACCGCTTCACCCGCCGCTTTCGTTACATCGAAGAGCGCCTCAGCGCCGCCGGCAAAGACATCCACGACACCGCGATCGAGGAGCAGGAAGCATTGTGGCAAGAAGCAAAGACGCGGGTGTGA